One Arthrobacter sp. FW306-07-I genomic window carries:
- the cpaB gene encoding Flp pilus assembly protein CpaB: MKTRLLGGLAALLLAIVGSVLMFNYAQAADSRAQQGLDPVEVLVVQKAIPAGTPVADLAQSVKLTSLPGAAVPKDVVTSLSDFPGKVTSVALEPGEQLLAPRLVDPNALAAPGTVPVPKGMEELTLLLEPQRILGGQLKAGDTVGVYTSYKLDDAAAASAPVGNDVKGFKEFTKLAFQKVLVTSVQQAPAETSKKDSNSSSDGPALPSGSVYVTLAREDIDATQIVFASEFGKVWLSKENSDSKDGNPGVITLGKVSQ, from the coding sequence TTGAAAACAAGGCTGCTGGGGGGCCTGGCAGCACTGCTCTTGGCAATTGTCGGATCTGTACTGATGTTCAACTACGCACAGGCTGCCGACAGCCGAGCACAGCAAGGCCTAGATCCCGTCGAAGTACTCGTCGTTCAAAAGGCAATTCCCGCAGGGACACCCGTTGCGGATCTTGCCCAATCCGTAAAGCTGACATCTCTTCCCGGCGCGGCAGTGCCCAAAGATGTCGTCACGTCGCTCTCAGACTTTCCCGGCAAGGTCACCTCTGTCGCCCTAGAGCCGGGTGAGCAGCTTTTAGCACCGCGGCTGGTTGACCCGAATGCCTTGGCGGCCCCTGGAACAGTACCGGTTCCCAAGGGCATGGAAGAGCTTACCCTTCTGCTGGAACCGCAACGCATCCTGGGAGGGCAGCTCAAGGCCGGAGACACCGTTGGGGTCTATACCTCTTACAAGCTGGATGATGCAGCCGCAGCCAGTGCGCCTGTCGGAAACGACGTAAAAGGATTCAAGGAGTTTACAAAACTGGCGTTCCAAAAAGTGTTGGTAACCAGCGTGCAGCAGGCACCTGCCGAAACGTCAAAGAAGGACTCTAATTCGTCATCTGACGGGCCGGCCCTCCCGTCGGGCTCCGTTTACGTGACGCTGGCCCGCGAAGACATCGATGCCACGCAAATCGTGTTCGCGTCAGAGTTCGGAAAGGTCTGGCTGTCGAAGGAGAACAGCGACTCCAAGGACGGCAACCCAGGTGTGATAACCCTCGGAAAGGTCTCGCAATGA
- a CDS encoding type II secretion system F family protein gives MHGQEIFLAGVVLLGTSLATAVLVVFKPASGSLPISRRRPLGTTEQTAISRAASSAVQLTERLLAGRKSTTPRSNSLLSLAGISLPQADFVVLVAAATAVGGLAGLILQGVGLGLLVALAIPVVARVGLSILIQRRRAAFEAQLGETLTMISGGLRAGHSVLRAIDAVAQEASEPTATEFSRVVNETRLGRDLQDSLNEVSVRMKSEDFSWMAQAIEINREVGGDLAEVFDQVGETIRERTQIKGTVKALSAEGKLSAIILMALPVLLFILIGLANPKYMGALTGHPVGWILLGIAAVMMTIGGIWVHKISDLKF, from the coding sequence ATGCATGGTCAAGAGATTTTCCTTGCCGGCGTGGTCCTCCTGGGAACCTCACTCGCTACTGCGGTACTCGTCGTCTTCAAACCGGCGAGCGGTTCTCTGCCGATAAGCAGGCGGCGGCCGCTCGGTACAACAGAACAGACAGCGATAAGCCGTGCTGCCTCTTCTGCCGTGCAACTCACCGAAAGGTTACTGGCCGGAAGAAAAAGCACCACACCCAGATCTAATAGCCTCCTCAGTCTTGCGGGAATTTCTCTTCCCCAAGCGGACTTCGTGGTTCTCGTCGCAGCCGCCACGGCGGTCGGCGGCCTTGCTGGACTGATTCTCCAGGGGGTTGGGCTCGGCCTCCTGGTGGCTTTGGCAATTCCAGTGGTGGCAAGAGTCGGCTTGTCGATACTCATTCAGCGGAGGCGGGCCGCTTTTGAGGCCCAGTTGGGCGAAACCCTGACCATGATCTCCGGCGGCCTCCGGGCGGGACACAGCGTCCTACGAGCGATTGACGCAGTCGCTCAGGAGGCCAGCGAACCGACCGCAACGGAGTTCTCCCGTGTTGTCAATGAGACACGGCTTGGCCGAGATCTCCAGGATTCACTCAACGAAGTTTCTGTACGTATGAAGAGCGAGGACTTTAGCTGGATGGCCCAGGCCATCGAAATCAATCGGGAAGTCGGTGGAGATCTTGCAGAGGTGTTTGATCAGGTCGGCGAAACTATCCGCGAACGGACTCAGATAAAGGGGACCGTCAAGGCCCTAAGCGCAGAAGGCAAACTAAGCGCCATCATTCTCATGGCACTTCCAGTCCTGCTATTCATTCTGATCGGACTGGCGAACCCCAAATATATGGGGGCACTGACCGGACATCCTGTCGGCTGGATATTGCTGGGCATCGCTGCCGTGATGATGACGATCGGCGGAATCTGGGTTCACAAAATTAGCGATTTGAAATTTTGA
- a CDS encoding AAA family ATPase, protein MSRFVLVTASQDFQRKVSQAVRGALHGSVQVLPPSVLLGGPQELFDRLTGEPPEVLILGPGLPEDDALKLATVFDLQFPEISLVLVEDTEPEQVITAMRAGIRDIVSPSADADQLRILLERACLASAGRRRGLVAAAGPERAPGRVIAVMSPKGGVGKTTVATNLAIGLGKIAPMGVVIVDLDVQFGDVASGLLLEPEHTLKDAVSGAAFQDSMVLKAFLTVHPSGIYALCAPSSPSEADHISGEAVSHLLSQMAAEFQYVIVDTTPGLGEHVLATLEQATDAVWVCGMDVPSIRGLHTSFSILRELQLMPQGRHVVLNFADRRSGLTVQDVEATIGVPVDTVIPRSRAVPFSTNKGVPLLQESSRDAAARAFGKLIERFDPKRSAQPQRKVHRRMVIS, encoded by the coding sequence ATGAGCCGCTTCGTTCTCGTCACCGCATCACAGGATTTCCAGCGCAAAGTATCCCAGGCCGTACGCGGAGCGCTTCACGGTTCAGTTCAGGTGCTGCCACCCTCAGTTTTGTTGGGAGGTCCGCAGGAGCTCTTTGACCGACTCACAGGCGAACCGCCTGAAGTATTGATCCTCGGCCCCGGCCTGCCAGAGGACGATGCCCTAAAACTCGCGACCGTGTTCGATCTTCAGTTTCCGGAAATCAGCCTGGTTCTCGTCGAAGACACGGAACCCGAGCAAGTAATCACCGCAATGCGCGCCGGCATCAGGGATATCGTCAGCCCGAGCGCAGATGCAGACCAACTGCGAATTCTCCTCGAGCGCGCCTGCCTTGCTTCTGCCGGTAGGCGCCGGGGGCTGGTAGCGGCAGCGGGACCAGAACGTGCTCCCGGCCGCGTCATCGCCGTAATGTCACCGAAAGGCGGCGTCGGCAAGACAACCGTAGCCACCAATCTGGCCATCGGCCTGGGCAAGATCGCTCCCATGGGCGTGGTCATCGTCGACTTGGACGTCCAATTTGGAGATGTGGCCAGCGGTCTCCTCTTGGAACCCGAACACACACTAAAAGATGCTGTCAGTGGTGCGGCTTTCCAGGACTCCATGGTCCTGAAGGCCTTCCTCACAGTACATCCCAGTGGAATCTACGCACTATGTGCGCCCAGTAGCCCCAGCGAAGCAGACCACATCAGTGGAGAGGCAGTTAGCCACCTGCTTAGCCAGATGGCCGCTGAATTCCAGTACGTGATCGTGGATACAACCCCGGGACTTGGCGAGCACGTCTTGGCAACTTTGGAGCAAGCCACCGATGCTGTCTGGGTTTGTGGAATGGACGTACCAAGCATCCGGGGGCTTCACACTAGTTTCTCAATCCTGCGCGAGCTGCAGCTTATGCCACAGGGAAGGCACGTGGTACTCAATTTTGCTGATCGCAGGAGTGGACTGACTGTCCAAGATGTAGAGGCCACCATAGGTGTTCCCGTCGATACGGTGATTCCGCGTTCCCGCGCTGTCCCCTTTTCCACAAACAAAGGGGTTCCTCTTCTACAGGAGTCCTCTCGCGATGCGGCAGCTCGAGCTTTCGGAAAACTCATAGAACGCTTCGACCCGAAGCGAAGCGCACAACCCCAAAGAAAAGTACATCGTCGGATGGTGATCTCATGA
- a CDS encoding CpaF family protein, with protein MSLAERLQAARSGPAPAQTSPLQETTTPTLETAGASAAPVDALAGLKQRAGKALFERLGGRLTDSSLSDEELRKIARDELSTVIDEEQVPLTPEERRRLIRDVGDDVLGYGPLQRFLDDPSITEIMVNRLDQIYVERDGKLLLTDSRFSSEEHLRKVIERIVAKVGRRIDESSPLVDARLEDGSRVNAIIPPLAVNGSSLTIRKFSKVPLTVQNLIDFGTLTPQMAELLDACVRAKLNIIVSGGTGTGKTTLLNVLSSFIPADDRIVTIEDAVELQLQQSHVVRLESRPPNIEGKGAVTIRELVRNSLRMRPDRIVVGEVRGGESLDMLQAMNTGHDGSISTVHANSPRDAIARLETLVLMAGMDLPLRAIREQVSSAVNLIVHLSRLRDGTRRVTHITEVQGMEGDIVTLQDAFVFDYSAGVDRYGRFLGQPVSTGIRPRFIDHFAELGISVSPGIFSGTTAQLARR; from the coding sequence ATGAGCCTGGCAGAACGACTTCAAGCGGCACGCAGTGGTCCGGCCCCCGCCCAGACTTCTCCATTGCAGGAAACGACTACCCCTACTCTGGAGACAGCAGGTGCCAGCGCGGCACCCGTGGACGCCTTGGCCGGACTCAAGCAACGCGCGGGAAAGGCCCTGTTTGAGCGGCTTGGGGGCCGGCTCACTGATTCCTCGCTCAGCGACGAGGAACTCCGGAAGATTGCGCGCGATGAGCTTAGCACCGTGATCGACGAAGAGCAGGTACCGCTTACGCCGGAAGAACGGCGCCGCTTGATCCGGGACGTGGGAGACGACGTTCTGGGTTACGGCCCTCTCCAGCGGTTCCTGGATGATCCTTCCATCACGGAGATTATGGTCAACAGGCTTGATCAGATCTACGTTGAGCGGGATGGCAAGCTGCTCTTAACGGACAGCCGCTTCAGCAGCGAGGAACACCTCCGCAAAGTCATCGAGCGCATCGTGGCAAAGGTTGGTCGACGTATCGACGAGTCTTCGCCCCTGGTCGACGCACGGTTGGAAGATGGATCCCGTGTCAACGCCATCATCCCGCCGTTGGCCGTGAACGGTTCTTCGCTGACTATCAGGAAGTTCAGCAAAGTTCCGCTAACCGTCCAGAACCTAATCGATTTCGGTACTTTGACGCCACAAATGGCAGAGCTTCTCGATGCCTGTGTTCGGGCAAAGCTCAACATCATCGTTTCCGGGGGCACCGGCACCGGCAAGACGACGCTCCTCAACGTGCTGTCGTCGTTCATCCCGGCGGACGATCGCATCGTCACCATTGAAGATGCCGTTGAATTGCAGCTGCAGCAAAGTCACGTGGTCAGGCTGGAAAGCAGGCCCCCGAACATTGAGGGCAAGGGGGCAGTCACGATCCGTGAGCTGGTCCGCAACTCCCTTCGCATGCGCCCTGACCGCATCGTCGTAGGCGAGGTTCGAGGGGGGGAAAGCCTGGATATGTTGCAGGCCATGAATACAGGCCACGATGGCTCCATATCGACGGTCCATGCAAACTCCCCCCGGGACGCGATCGCCCGGCTGGAGACGCTGGTTCTTATGGCCGGCATGGACCTGCCCCTGCGGGCCATTCGCGAGCAAGTCTCATCCGCGGTTAACCTCATCGTGCACCTTTCGCGCTTGCGGGACGGCACGCGCCGGGTTACACACATCACGGAAGTACAGGGAATGGAAGGGGATATTGTCACTCTCCAAGACGCCTTCGTCTTTGACTACAGCGCTGGTGTTGACAGATATGGCAGGTTCCTTGGCCAGCCGGTTTCCACGGGCATCCGTCCTCGTTTCATAGATCACTTTGCCGAGCTTGGGATTTCGGTGTCGCCAGGCATCTTTTCCGGCACCACAGCACAGCTGGCGAGGCGGTAA